The Dehalogenimonas sp. 4OHTPN genome window below encodes:
- a CDS encoding cation:proton antiporter produces MDDAFLGLQFSLVLIAALFGGFLARRLKLPIFLGYLIGGIIIGPSGFSLVEETATINGVATVGLILMLFTIGLEFSLPELRRTGKVALLGGIAQVVLTAAAGFCLGQLLGWSTAESIFLGFIIAQTSTAVTFKALSERGELDSAHGRIILGISLVQDISTVPLLVVLPMLAGVEVNLAQSLALALGKAILFVILVLTVGAWVLPRLLSRAAAVHSRELFLLFIIVMAMLTAFGALLFGLSAAIGAFVAGILIGQSIFARQALAHVVPLRDIFGALFFVSLGMLANLTEAFQHPGLLLAVVFFSLVFKFIICSAIPWIFGFGSRTAILAGMGLIPMGEFSFILASTGLSLSIVSSGLFSITLTLVAITMILTPFLMNTGTWLYRRLKDNPIGQRLIVKGKGENWVIPQPSYSGHAVICGHGRTASPLTKIMTRRNLSYVVIELDPVIINNLRRQGVQCIYGDASNPEILSAAHVGKAKLLVCTYPNFLDVELTVTNARRINPKLDIVARVERDTDAEILKDIGVNELVKPQFEASLEITRHALHRYGVNATEIQYLLNSLRQGTMS; encoded by the coding sequence TTGGACGACGCCTTTTTAGGGCTTCAATTTTCCCTTGTGCTAATCGCCGCGTTATTCGGCGGTTTTCTGGCGCGCCGACTAAAGCTGCCGATTTTTCTTGGATACCTTATCGGCGGTATCATCATCGGACCTTCAGGGTTCAGCCTGGTCGAAGAAACAGCTACTATCAACGGCGTAGCGACAGTTGGCCTCATCCTGATGCTCTTCACCATAGGGCTCGAGTTCTCGTTGCCGGAACTTAGGCGGACCGGCAAGGTAGCCTTATTGGGCGGCATCGCCCAGGTGGTGCTGACAGCCGCCGCAGGTTTTTGCCTCGGCCAGCTCCTGGGCTGGAGCACGGCCGAATCCATTTTCCTCGGCTTCATTATTGCCCAGACTTCAACCGCCGTTACCTTTAAAGCCCTCTCGGAGCGGGGGGAATTGGACTCCGCTCACGGCCGTATTATTTTAGGCATTTCACTCGTACAGGACATCAGCACTGTTCCTCTGCTGGTTGTTCTGCCGATGCTGGCCGGGGTTGAAGTCAACCTCGCCCAATCATTGGCGCTGGCTTTGGGCAAAGCCATTCTGTTTGTGATTCTGGTACTGACGGTCGGCGCCTGGGTCCTGCCGCGTTTGTTATCCAGGGCAGCTGCGGTCCACAGCCGAGAGTTGTTCCTTCTGTTCATCATTGTCATGGCGATGCTGACAGCATTCGGTGCACTTCTGTTTGGTTTGTCCGCAGCCATCGGCGCTTTTGTTGCCGGTATCTTGATTGGTCAATCGATTTTCGCCCGGCAGGCGCTCGCCCACGTTGTCCCATTGAGGGATATTTTCGGCGCTCTCTTCTTTGTTTCATTGGGAATGCTGGCTAATTTAACAGAAGCATTCCAGCACCCAGGTTTACTCTTGGCCGTAGTATTCTTTTCGCTTGTTTTCAAGTTCATCATCTGCAGCGCGATCCCATGGATTTTCGGCTTCGGCAGCCGAACTGCGATTCTTGCCGGCATGGGACTCATTCCGATGGGCGAATTCAGCTTTATTCTTGCCAGCACCGGACTGAGCCTGTCTATCGTTTCTTCGGGGCTTTTCTCCATTACTCTGACCCTGGTCGCCATTACCATGATTTTGACACCATTCCTAATGAACACCGGAACCTGGCTATACCGCAGGTTAAAAGACAATCCCATCGGACAACGATTGATCGTTAAGGGCAAAGGCGAAAACTGGGTAATTCCACAGCCCTCTTATTCGGGGCACGCCGTTATCTGCGGGCATGGCCGTACCGCTTCACCCCTGACCAAGATTATGACTCGGCGCAATCTGAGTTATGTGGTCATTGAGCTGGACCCGGTCATTATCAATAACTTAAGACGGCAAGGGGTGCAGTGTATTTATGGCGATGCCAGCAATCCGGAAATCCTTTCTGCCGCCCATGTCGGGAAAGCCAAATTGCTGGTGTGTACTTATCCGAACTTCTTGGATGTAGAGTTGACGGTTACTAACGCTCGCCGCATTAATCCAAAACTCGATATCGTGGCAAGGGTTGAACGTGATACCGACGCCGAGATTCTAAAGGATATCGGCGTCAACGAACTGGTCAAGCCGCAGTTTGAAGCCTCGCTGGAGATCACCCGCCACGCCCTGCACCGCTACGGCGTCAACGCCACGGAGATTCAGTACCTGCTGAACAGCCTGCGCCAGGGCACGATGAGCTGA
- the argC gene encoding N-acetyl-gamma-glutamyl-phosphate reductase has protein sequence MSRIRVGILNVTGYAGAELARLLADHPLVELVSVTGRSAAGQKLGQVFPHLAPLDLAIEAELGEVDFVFSALPHHESAEKLLPFIEKGVPAVDLSADFRLKDAALYDEWYAFRHPAPQLLAGAVYGLPELYRAEIQSARLVANPGCYPTASILALVPALKAGIISGGIIVDAKSGISGAGRTLKLASHFCEADEDVCAYAIAAHRHQPEIFQALKAIDGTLPALTFTPHLIPMTRGILATCYARLSGELTAEEAVRLYAGFYAGEPFVRVVSEPPHTKYASGSNACLVNAAVDRRAGMLIVTAAIDNLVKGAAGQAIQNMNLMLGYPETTGLPRLALFP, from the coding sequence ATGTCCAGGATTCGAGTCGGCATTTTAAACGTCACCGGCTATGCCGGAGCCGAACTGGCGCGGCTGCTGGCCGACCATCCGCTGGTCGAATTGGTCTCCGTCACCGGCCGCAGCGCCGCCGGTCAGAAGCTGGGGCAGGTTTTCCCCCACTTGGCGCCGCTTGACCTTGCCATCGAAGCCGAATTGGGCGAAGTTGATTTCGTATTCTCGGCCCTGCCGCACCATGAGAGCGCCGAAAAGCTGCTGCCGTTCATTGAAAAGGGCGTCCCGGCGGTGGACCTGTCGGCTGATTTCCGGCTCAAAGACGCCGCCCTGTACGATGAATGGTACGCGTTCCGCCATCCGGCGCCCCAACTCCTCGCCGGCGCTGTTTACGGCTTGCCGGAGCTTTACCGGGCGGAAATCCAGTCGGCCCGGCTGGTGGCCAATCCCGGCTGCTACCCCACCGCCTCAATCCTGGCGCTGGTCCCGGCGCTCAAAGCCGGCATTATTAGCGGCGGCATCATCGTCGACGCCAAGAGCGGCATCTCCGGCGCCGGCCGGACGCTCAAGCTTGCCAGTCACTTCTGCGAGGCGGACGAGGACGTCTGCGCCTATGCCATCGCCGCCCACCGCCACCAGCCCGAGATATTTCAGGCTCTTAAGGCAATTGACGGCACCTTACCGGCGCTGACCTTTACGCCTCACCTTATCCCCATGACCCGCGGCATCCTGGCTACCTGCTACGCCAGACTCAGCGGCGAGCTCACGGCTGAGGAGGCCGTCCGGCTGTATGCCGGGTTCTACGCCGGAGAACCTTTCGTCCGGGTGGTGTCGGAACCGCCGCACACCAAGTACGCTTCCGGCAGCAACGCCTGCCTGGTGAATGCCGCCGTGGACCGGCGCGCCGGGATGCTCATTGTGACCGCCGCCATCGACAATCTGGTCAAGGGCGCCGCCGGTCAGGCGATCCAGAACATGAACCTGATGCTGGGCTATCCTGAAACAACCGGCCTGCCCAGGCTCGCCCTGTTCCCTTAG
- a CDS encoding MBL fold metallo-hydrolase — translation MPKLTFLGAAGNVTGSRYLFEDTHTQLLVDCGLYQEREFLSRNWDPSPLEPAKIEAVLLTHAHLDHIGLLPKLVRDGFKGRVYATDATLEMAEVMLLDSARIQEEDADAKKRRHRREGRIGPYPEEPLYTVEDAQACVPMFQPIEYAKPVAFNGIKAVFADAGHVLGSAMIYLEFKSGRAERTICFSGDVGRPERPLQDAPSLPRSKLDYLVLESTYGDREHPPAEEVEGILGEIINETVKRGGNVIIPAFALERTQELLFYLKRLLASGRVARLPVYVDSPMAIKLTEIFTRHPELWGGEIDNYRKGSPFEFGGLKLTASAAASRAIADDKSPAIIIAGSGMATGGRIKHHLINNISRAESTILFVGYQARGTLGRVILSGTTPVRILGREYEVKARIEQIPGLSAHAGRSELLDWASSFKRPLKQVFVTHGEEDTEREFAGELARRTGWPVTVPEYGQSFDL, via the coding sequence ATGCCTAAACTCACCTTCCTCGGCGCCGCGGGCAATGTCACCGGTTCTCGCTATCTTTTCGAGGATACCCATACCCAGCTTCTGGTAGACTGCGGGCTGTACCAGGAGCGGGAGTTCCTGTCGCGCAACTGGGACCCCTCGCCGCTGGAACCGGCTAAGATCGAAGCCGTGCTTCTGACCCACGCCCACCTTGATCATATCGGCTTATTGCCCAAACTGGTGCGCGACGGCTTCAAAGGCAGGGTCTACGCCACCGACGCCACGCTGGAGATGGCCGAGGTGATGCTTCTGGACTCCGCCCGCATCCAGGAAGAAGACGCCGACGCCAAAAAGCGACGCCACCGCCGCGAGGGACGCATCGGCCCGTACCCGGAAGAACCGCTGTATACTGTCGAAGACGCCCAGGCCTGTGTTCCTATGTTTCAGCCGATCGAGTATGCTAAACCGGTCGCCTTCAATGGAATAAAAGCCGTCTTCGCCGACGCCGGGCATGTCCTGGGATCGGCCATGATTTATCTCGAGTTCAAGTCGGGCAGGGCGGAGCGCACCATCTGTTTCTCCGGGGATGTCGGCCGGCCGGAAAGACCGCTGCAGGACGCGCCTTCGCTTCCCCGGTCGAAGCTGGACTACCTGGTCCTTGAATCCACCTACGGAGACCGCGAACACCCTCCGGCGGAGGAAGTCGAAGGCATACTGGGCGAAATCATCAATGAAACGGTGAAACGCGGCGGCAACGTCATCATCCCTGCCTTCGCGCTGGAGCGGACTCAGGAACTCCTGTTTTATCTGAAACGGCTGCTGGCTTCCGGAAGGGTGGCGCGGCTGCCGGTGTACGTCGACAGCCCGATGGCGATCAAGCTGACCGAGATCTTCACCCGGCATCCGGAACTCTGGGGCGGCGAGATCGACAATTACCGCAAAGGTTCTCCTTTTGAGTTCGGCGGCCTCAAGCTGACGGCTTCGGCGGCCGCCTCCCGGGCGATCGCCGATGATAAGAGTCCCGCCATCATTATCGCCGGTTCGGGCATGGCCACCGGCGGCCGCATCAAACACCATCTCATTAATAACATCTCGAGAGCTGAAAGCACCATCCTGTTCGTCGGCTACCAGGCCCGCGGCACGCTGGGACGGGTGATTCTGAGCGGCACCACACCGGTCAGAATTCTCGGCCGGGAATACGAGGTTAAAGCCAGGATCGAACAAATCCCCGGGCTGTCCGCCCACGCCGGGCGGAGCGAACTCCTCGACTGGGCCTCGTCTTTCAAGCGTCCGTTGAAGCAGGTTTTCGTGACCCACGGCGAGGAAGACACCGAAAGAGAGTTTGCCGGGGAACTGGCGAGGCGCACCGGCTGGCCGGTGACGGTGCCGGAGTATGGCCAGAGTTTCGACCTATAA
- the thyX gene encoding FAD-dependent thymidylate synthase, with product MAYEVSVRLLAITPDAELLTEQAGRLCYASGNKLGTNENWLQARIRQGHESLIEHASATFYIKASRALTHELVRHRIASYSQRSQRYVKETAADYITPAELGEADGAEGIFKEAMTAAWEAYRRLLEAGVKPEIARYVLPNACATEIICTWNFREIRHLIRLRSGPAALPEMRQVVAGIKSIMQHQAPKIFGDM from the coding sequence ATGGCATATGAAGTGTCGGTCAGGCTGCTGGCCATTACCCCGGACGCCGAACTGCTGACGGAGCAGGCCGGCCGACTGTGCTACGCCAGCGGCAATAAACTGGGCACCAATGAGAACTGGCTGCAGGCGCGGATCCGGCAGGGGCACGAGAGCCTGATCGAGCATGCCTCGGCCACCTTTTACATCAAGGCTTCGCGGGCGCTGACCCACGAGCTCGTCCGCCACCGCATCGCTTCCTATTCCCAGCGCAGCCAGCGCTATGTCAAGGAAACGGCGGCGGACTACATCACTCCGGCCGAGCTCGGCGAAGCCGATGGCGCCGAAGGCATTTTCAAAGAAGCCATGACCGCCGCCTGGGAGGCTTACCGTAGACTGCTGGAGGCGGGGGTCAAACCTGAGATTGCCCGCTACGTCCTGCCCAACGCCTGCGCCACCGAAATCATCTGCACCTGGAACTTCCGGGAAATCCGGCATCTTATCCGGCTGCGCAGCGGCCCGGCGGCCCTGCCGGAGATGCGACAGGTGGTGGCCGGCATCAAGTCCATCATGCAGCATCAGGCGCCGAAGATCTTCGGGGATATGTAG
- a CDS encoding GNAT family N-acetyltransferase encodes MNIAVRQATAADAPVVVNLIEALAEYEALEPPSDEARARLAAEMASPNPRFEAFIAECDGEPVGFTLVFETYSSFLAKPKLYLEDIFVLPAFRRHGVGKALFEYLAAEARRRGCAVMEWTALDWNTPAHKFYGKMGGRHLKAWQVFRLDLDAP; translated from the coding sequence ATGAATATCGCAGTCAGACAGGCGACGGCGGCTGACGCGCCGGTGGTAGTCAATCTCATCGAGGCGCTGGCGGAATATGAGGCGCTTGAACCGCCGAGTGACGAAGCCCGCGCCCGCCTGGCGGCGGAGATGGCTTCGCCCAACCCCCGGTTCGAAGCCTTCATCGCCGAATGCGACGGCGAACCGGTCGGTTTCACTCTGGTATTTGAAACCTACTCCAGCTTCCTGGCGAAGCCGAAGCTATATCTTGAAGACATCTTCGTGCTGCCGGCCTTCCGCCGGCACGGAGTTGGCAAAGCCCTTTTTGAATACCTCGCGGCCGAGGCAAGGCGGCGCGGCTGCGCCGTGATGGAGTGGACGGCGCTGGACTGGAATACCCCCGCCCATAAATTCTATGGCAAAATGGGCGGGCGGCACCTCAAAGCCTGGCAGGTCTTCCGCCTCGATCTCGATGCGCCCTGA
- a CDS encoding S41 family peptidase has protein sequence MSTRWKIALGSVLAVVLIAFSFGAGYFTALLAPASGDELDRVVDAWDTITGRYVEPDKIDRNALAEAAIQGMMDYLNDPYSAYLDAAGYAAMQDDFEGTYSGIGAEMGLSDGRLVVIAVYPGSPAARAGMQAGDRITAVNGTSTEGLTLAELGPLVRGELGTQVSITVDRGGAALSFTMTRETITPPSVRFEMLGTVAHIEIFSFNQHADEDLLPIIQGLSSNGAASIILDLRGNPGGLVTTVVNTASYFLRDSVVLTIRDSGGATTTHRTVTQGAFTDLPMVVLVDGFSASGSEVLAGALQDHGRAVVAGAQTFGKGSVNQLFQLPGDTGIYLTIARWLTPDGHLIEGVGITPDYPLELTGGGLLDWAVDYLSAG, from the coding sequence ATGTCTACCCGCTGGAAAATAGCCCTGGGCAGCGTCCTGGCCGTGGTGCTGATAGCCTTTTCCTTCGGCGCGGGGTATTTCACCGCGCTGCTGGCGCCGGCCTCCGGCGATGAACTCGACCGGGTAGTCGATGCCTGGGACACCATCACCGGCAGATACGTCGAGCCGGATAAAATCGACCGCAACGCCCTGGCCGAGGCGGCCATCCAGGGCATGATGGACTACCTGAACGACCCCTACTCGGCTTACCTCGACGCCGCGGGCTACGCCGCCATGCAGGACGATTTCGAAGGCACCTACAGCGGCATCGGGGCGGAAATGGGGCTGAGCGACGGCCGGCTGGTGGTTATCGCCGTTTATCCCGGCTCTCCCGCCGCCAGGGCCGGCATGCAGGCTGGCGACCGCATCACCGCCGTCAACGGCACCTCGACGGAGGGGTTGACCCTGGCCGAACTGGGGCCGCTGGTGCGGGGTGAACTCGGCACCCAGGTCAGTATCACCGTCGACCGCGGCGGCGCCGCTTTGTCTTTCACCATGACCAGGGAGACGATCACCCCGCCTTCGGTCAGGTTCGAGATGCTGGGAACGGTGGCACATATCGAGATCTTCAGCTTCAACCAGCACGCCGATGAAGACCTGCTGCCGATCATCCAGGGGTTGTCCTCAAACGGCGCCGCCTCGATCATCCTGGACCTGCGGGGCAATCCCGGCGGGTTGGTGACCACGGTGGTCAACACCGCTTCATATTTCCTTCGCGACAGCGTGGTGCTGACCATCCGTGACAGCGGCGGCGCCACAACCACCCACCGGACGGTCACCCAGGGAGCCTTCACCGACCTGCCGATGGTAGTGTTGGTGGACGGATTTTCCGCCTCAGGTTCGGAAGTGCTGGCCGGGGCTCTGCAGGACCACGGCCGGGCGGTGGTCGCCGGCGCCCAGACCTTCGGCAAAGGCAGCGTCAACCAGCTCTTTCAGCTGCCCGGGGACACCGGCATCTATCTGACGATCGCCCGTTGGCTGACCCCGGACGGCCACCTGATAGAGGGCGTCGGCATCACCCCGGACTATCCGCTGGAGCTAACCGGCGGCGGCCTGCTGGACTGGGCGGTAGATTACCTGTCAGCCGGCTGA
- a CDS encoding DNA translocase FtsK encodes MSNSRNGKAKKSARTGGRASSKPAHANKRHAGRQAPPKKLNLGWLFRAAAVAGVIGLIIWQRDRIDTLINQVFSGTAAVFGWGLLLVLLGIGLALAVFKRETVIAFARKTTFIYWYRWLGAAVLITAVWGLLGLAGAGGAIGLSIIGSDTGAGGVFRVLVLFLLALILLVPAPAWKAVKRLSAALSRPFRVDRDRPMPEGFQLNPPPAGGRPLRPASVVDRTVPDPAPAKAETAIPASTLVGAEDKGPASGAVKDEVKSEKAGEPRDLKQVAQDVWRKYGETAALLMTDGWRLPPMDILDYTPEIEYGEADNQQRARMIEDALASYGVEGSVVQINAGPTVTQFGVEPGWDRRVKELKEKDKDGNVVSKQVETGRTRVKVDRISSLANDLALALAAPSIRIEAPIPGKSLVGIEVPNTMLGSVSMRTVMETTAFQKLKAKAPLAVALGKGAGGEAVVGDLAKMPHLLIAGATGSGKTVCLNALICCILMNNTPNEVRFIMIDPKRVELTPYNSMPHLAAPVIVDVDKAIGALKWLAGEMDRRYKRMAEVTARNIDAYNKKTGIEKMPYLILVIDELADLMMAGFDDVEHLLCRLAQMARAVGIHLVVATQRPSVDVITGLIKANFPTRISFAVTSQVDSRTILDSVGAEKLLGRGDMLYMPTDAAKPKRLQGCYVSDLETERMVYFWNGQHPEAQAPMLRVEELSAAQAPMPGITGKQQRDSLFDNAMQLAEETGTISASFLQRKLHIGYPRAARLADEVKEALGEDTDDGGAEVPADDEYSGR; translated from the coding sequence ATGTCAAATTCCAGGAACGGCAAAGCTAAGAAATCCGCCCGGACCGGGGGCCGCGCCTCCTCTAAACCAGCGCATGCCAACAAACGGCACGCCGGCCGGCAGGCCCCGCCCAAAAAGCTGAACCTGGGATGGCTGTTCAGGGCGGCGGCTGTTGCCGGCGTCATCGGTTTGATCATCTGGCAGCGGGACCGCATCGATACCCTGATCAACCAGGTCTTCTCCGGCACGGCGGCGGTTTTCGGCTGGGGGCTGCTGCTGGTACTTTTGGGCATCGGTCTGGCTCTGGCGGTGTTCAAACGCGAAACCGTCATCGCCTTCGCCAGGAAGACGACTTTCATTTATTGGTACCGCTGGCTGGGGGCCGCCGTCCTCATTACCGCCGTCTGGGGACTGCTCGGCCTGGCCGGGGCGGGCGGAGCCATCGGCCTATCCATCATCGGCTCCGATACCGGCGCCGGCGGCGTTTTCCGGGTGCTCGTCCTGTTTCTGCTCGCTTTGATTTTACTTGTCCCGGCGCCGGCCTGGAAAGCGGTGAAGCGACTGAGCGCCGCGCTCAGCCGCCCGTTCCGCGTTGACAGAGACCGGCCGATGCCGGAAGGCTTCCAGCTCAACCCGCCGCCGGCCGGCGGCCGCCCTCTCCGTCCCGCCTCAGTAGTTGACCGGACTGTACCCGATCCAGCCCCGGCGAAAGCGGAAACGGCCATCCCGGCCTCGACGCTGGTCGGCGCCGAGGATAAAGGCCCGGCCTCCGGCGCGGTCAAGGATGAAGTCAAGAGCGAAAAAGCGGGGGAACCGCGCGACCTGAAGCAGGTCGCCCAGGACGTCTGGCGCAAGTACGGCGAAACGGCCGCCCTTTTAATGACCGACGGCTGGCGGCTGCCGCCGATGGATATTCTGGATTACACCCCTGAAATCGAGTACGGCGAGGCCGACAACCAGCAGCGGGCCCGGATGATCGAGGATGCCCTGGCATCCTACGGCGTCGAGGGCAGCGTGGTCCAGATCAACGCCGGACCGACGGTCACCCAGTTCGGCGTCGAACCCGGCTGGGACCGCCGGGTCAAGGAACTCAAGGAAAAAGATAAAGACGGCAACGTCGTCAGCAAGCAGGTGGAAACAGGGCGGACGCGGGTCAAAGTTGACCGCATCTCCAGCCTGGCCAACGACCTGGCTTTGGCGCTGGCCGCGCCGTCGATCCGCATCGAGGCGCCCATCCCCGGCAAGTCGCTGGTCGGCATTGAAGTCCCCAATACCATGCTGGGCTCGGTGAGCATGCGCACCGTCATGGAAACCACCGCTTTCCAGAAGCTCAAGGCGAAAGCGCCGCTGGCGGTGGCTCTGGGCAAAGGGGCCGGCGGCGAAGCGGTGGTCGGCGATCTGGCCAAAATGCCGCACCTGCTCATTGCCGGCGCCACCGGCTCCGGCAAGACGGTATGCCTTAATGCCCTCATCTGCTGCATCCTGATGAACAATACCCCCAACGAGGTGCGCTTCATCATGATTGACCCCAAGCGGGTCGAACTCACGCCGTATAACTCGATGCCCCACCTGGCGGCGCCGGTCATCGTCGATGTCGACAAAGCCATCGGCGCCCTCAAGTGGCTGGCCGGGGAAATGGACCGGCGCTATAAGCGGATGGCCGAGGTCACCGCCCGCAACATCGACGCTTACAACAAGAAGACGGGCATAGAGAAAATGCCTTATCTCATCCTGGTCATTGACGAACTGGCGGATCTGATGATGGCCGGCTTCGATGACGTGGAACACCTGCTCTGCCGGCTGGCGCAGATGGCCCGCGCCGTGGGCATTCACCTCGTCGTCGCCACCCAGCGGCCATCAGTGGACGTCATCACCGGCCTCATCAAAGCCAACTTCCCCACCCGCATTTCCTTTGCCGTGACCTCCCAGGTGGATTCCCGCACCATTCTTGATTCCGTCGGCGCTGAGAAGCTGCTCGGCCGCGGCGACATGCTGTATATGCCCACTGACGCCGCCAAGCCTAAGAGACTGCAGGGCTGCTATGTCTCCGACCTGGAGACGGAACGCATGGTCTATTTCTGGAACGGGCAGCACCCGGAGGCCCAGGCGCCGATGCTCAGGGTGGAGGAACTCTCCGCGGCTCAGGCTCCGATGCCCGGCATCACCGGCAAGCAGCAGCGCGACAGCCTGTTCGATAATGCCATGCAGCTGGCTGAGGAAACGGGCACCATCTCGGCGTCGTTCTTACAGCGCAAGCTCCACATCGGCTATCCCCGGGCGGCGCGCCTCGCTGACGAGGTCAAAGAAGCCCTGGGCGAGGACACCGATGACGGCGGGGCGGAAGTGCCGGCGGACGATGAGTATTCCGGCAGATGA